The Bradyrhizobium sp. LLZ17 genomic sequence ATCCCATATGGCCGACGATCGGCCGCGTCGTCCATTTGCCGTGCATGCCGAGTCTGGGATCGGTCGGCTTTGGAATGTCCGCCGGCTTCGGCACGTCCCAGTTCGGTGGCGACCAGACATGGCCGTCAGCGTCTTGCGTCCGCCGCAACAGCTGGCAAGAGGCCCGCGCCATGCTGACGCCGCCGGAGATAAACTCCGCTTCGATCACGCGGCTCCGCATTCCGTCGCGCACCAGCCGCGTCGTCACCTCAATCGGCTTGTCGATGGTCGGCAGCCGAAACATGTCGACCGTCAATCGCGCCGGCACGAACTCAGGACCGGAATGGCGCTCCTCGATGGCGAAGCCGAGCAGGCCGACGATGACGCGTCCGTGCAGCGATGTTGGATCCCACGGGCCGTTGGCGACTTCCGTCGCATGGAATGTGTCGCCGTCGCGGGTGAAGAAAGGCATGTCTGTCATGACGCGCGACCTTGAAGGAAGCTGCGGCGAAATCAAGGGTGGAGAGAGCGCGCGCAATAGCCACAACAACAAGTGTCATCGCCCGGCTTGACCGGGCGATCCAGTATTCCAGAGGCAGCAGTGATTGAACCGTTGGTCCGCGGCGTACTGGATGCCCCGGTCAAGCCGGGGCATGACAGCGGAGAATTAGGAAGCGGCTTGCCACTCCTGACGAACGCTCTCGTCGTGCTCGCTGGCGATCGCATTCGCCCTGAGCCGCACAAACTCATTCCGCGGCATCAACTGCCCCAGCGCCCACACGGCAGCCCCGCGCACCAGCGGGCTTGCGTCGTCGAGCAATCGCCGCGCCTCTTCCGCAAGCTTCGCGTCGCCGGAGTTGCCGATCGCGATCAGCACGTTGCGCAAAAACCGGTCGCGGCCGATGCGCTTGACCGGCGACTTCGTGAACAGCGCCCGAAACGCGGCATCGTCGAGCCGCACCAGTTCAACCAGCGGAGGCGCGCGTAACTCGTCGCGCGCGGCGAGCTTTGCTTCGCGCCCCTGTTGCGCGAACTTGTTCCAGGGACACGCGGCGAGGCAATCGTCGCAACCATAGATGCGGTTGCCGATGGCTTTGCGAAACTCGCGCGGGATCGGACCCTTGTTCTCGATGGTCAGGTACGAGATGCAG encodes the following:
- a CDS encoding acyl-CoA thioesterase domain-containing protein, which produces MTDMPFFTRDGDTFHATEVANGPWDPTSLHGRVIVGLLGFAIEERHSGPEFVPARLTVDMFRLPTIDKPIEVTTRLVRDGMRSRVIEAEFISGGVSMARASCQLLRRTQDADGHVWSPPNWDVPKPADIPKPTDPRLGMHGKWTTRPIVGHMGSLGPRKLWMSEVRELVAGVPMTPFVHVATGADFASPFANAGDKGLGYINSDVTIYLHRLPVTNWIGFEVVNHHATDGIAIGECWLYDEQGPIGTATVAALAQRKPMAKAPAP